A region of Immundisolibacter sp. DNA encodes the following proteins:
- the tatB gene encoding Sec-independent protein translocase protein TatB: protein MFDIGFSELLLCGVIALLVLGPERLPQAARTAGLWMGRLRATVQRFTAEVDRELKAEELRQTLREEARRLAEPVEALHKDVVEAGTELAAAASAQVDSSAPTQSPESNKTSAASDGT from the coding sequence GTGTTCGACATCGGATTCAGCGAGCTGCTGCTGTGTGGCGTGATCGCCCTGCTGGTGCTGGGCCCGGAACGCTTGCCGCAGGCAGCCCGCACGGCCGGCCTGTGGATGGGCCGCTTGCGCGCGACCGTGCAGCGTTTTACGGCTGAGGTCGACCGCGAGCTGAAGGCCGAGGAACTGCGCCAGACCCTGCGCGAAGAGGCCCGGCGGTTGGCAGAGCCCGTCGAGGCGCTGCACAAGGACGTGGTGGAGGCCGGTACGGAACTGGCAGCTGCGGCCAGCGCGCAGGTGGATTCGTCGGCACCGACCCAAAGCCCTGAATCCAACAAAACGAGTGCCGCCAGCGATGGAACCTGA
- the hisA gene encoding 1-(5-phosphoribosyl)-5-[(5-phosphoribosylamino)methylideneamino]imidazole-4-carboxamide isomerase, with product MLLIPAIDLKGGKCVRLRQGHMDDVTVFDDDPVAVARRWVEQGATRVHVVDLDGAVAGRPVNAKVIAAITAAVAGVDVQVGGGIRDEDTIEAYLDAGVRYVILGTQAVNVPHFVGDACTEYPGHIIVGLDARDGKVAIDGWSKLSQHGVIDMAQHFERDGVEAIIYTDIGRDGMLRGVNVDGVVELARAVTVPVIASGGVTDLADIEALCAVAGEGVSGVVIGRALYEGSLDLPTALRRVVELGG from the coding sequence ATGCTGCTGATACCCGCCATCGACCTGAAGGGCGGCAAGTGCGTGCGCCTGCGCCAGGGGCACATGGATGACGTGACGGTGTTCGACGACGACCCGGTCGCCGTGGCCCGCCGCTGGGTGGAGCAGGGTGCCACGCGCGTGCACGTGGTGGACCTGGATGGCGCCGTGGCGGGCCGGCCGGTCAACGCCAAGGTCATCGCCGCGATCACGGCCGCAGTCGCCGGCGTGGACGTGCAGGTCGGCGGCGGCATCCGCGACGAGGACACCATCGAGGCCTATCTGGACGCCGGCGTGCGCTACGTGATCCTGGGCACGCAGGCGGTCAACGTGCCGCACTTCGTGGGCGATGCCTGCACCGAGTACCCGGGCCATATCATCGTGGGGCTGGACGCCCGCGACGGCAAGGTAGCCATCGACGGCTGGTCCAAGCTGTCGCAGCACGGCGTGATCGACATGGCCCAGCATTTCGAGCGCGACGGCGTGGAAGCCATCATCTATACCGACATCGGTCGCGACGGCATGCTGCGCGGCGTCAACGTGGACGGCGTGGTCGAGCTGGCGCGCGCCGTGACGGTGCCGGTGATTGCCTCCGGTGGCGTGACGGATCTGGCCGACATCGAGGCCCTGTGCGCCGTCGCCGGCGAGGGCGTGTCCGGTGTGGTGATCGGCCGCGCCCTGTACGAGGGCAGCCTCGACCTGCCGACGGCGCTGCGGCGCGTCGTGGAACTGGGCGGCTAG
- a CDS encoding efflux RND transporter periplasmic adaptor subunit, which yields MLRRPGIGRPLLFVLLPLLLAACGDSTPSSAPRSRNDLELATAGVSTVPRYYTAPGSVIADERVQLSSRISGFIRKLAVREGDLVREGQVVVEIDPSDVEGAVRRAAAALASAQADLADARVDVDKFTALTKTGAVPMDTLRKAQVRRQVAQARLAEAQAALETANAQRAYTSIISPVDGVVVARLREAGDLATPGVPILEIEARNTLVFQTYVAESRVTQLDPAQPVRVKLDAAPQAYEGRLLRVVPSADPATRRYEVKVSLPIAAGLLPGMFGRAQFHVGEDQPLTVPQAALTERGGLSGVFRVAADGRVEFRWLRTRRQIDGRVEVTAGLVDGDRLVLNPPADLRDGDRLAVSTPAAQ from the coding sequence ATGCTCCGCCGGCCAGGGATTGGCCGCCCGCTGCTGTTTGTGCTGTTACCGCTGCTGCTGGCAGCCTGCGGCGATTCGACTCCATCGTCAGCGCCGCGCAGCCGCAACGATCTTGAACTGGCCACCGCCGGCGTCAGCACGGTGCCGCGCTATTACACGGCCCCCGGCAGCGTGATTGCCGATGAGCGCGTGCAGCTGTCGTCGCGCATCAGCGGCTTCATCCGCAAGCTCGCAGTGCGGGAAGGGGACCTGGTCCGCGAGGGCCAGGTGGTGGTTGAAATCGACCCGTCCGACGTGGAGGGTGCGGTGCGGCGGGCGGCCGCGGCGCTCGCCTCGGCGCAGGCCGATCTGGCCGATGCACGGGTGGACGTGGACAAGTTCACCGCCCTGACCAAGACCGGCGCCGTGCCGATGGACACCCTGCGCAAGGCGCAAGTGCGGCGCCAGGTGGCGCAGGCGCGCCTGGCCGAGGCCCAGGCGGCACTCGAAACCGCCAATGCCCAGCGGGCCTACACCAGCATCATCAGCCCGGTCGACGGCGTGGTGGTCGCGCGGCTGCGCGAGGCCGGTGATCTGGCCACGCCGGGCGTGCCCATTCTGGAAATCGAGGCCCGGAACACGCTGGTGTTCCAGACCTACGTCGCCGAGAGCCGCGTCACGCAGCTCGACCCGGCGCAGCCGGTGCGCGTGAAACTCGACGCCGCGCCGCAGGCCTACGAAGGGCGTCTGTTGCGGGTGGTGCCGTCAGCCGATCCAGCCACCCGGCGCTACGAGGTCAAGGTCAGTCTGCCGATTGCCGCCGGGCTGCTGCCGGGCATGTTCGGGCGCGCCCAGTTCCACGTGGGTGAAGATCAGCCCCTGACCGTGCCGCAGGCGGCGCTGACCGAGCGCGGTGGTCTTTCGGGCGTGTTCCGGGTGGCGGCGGACGGTCGGGTCGAGTTTCGCTGGCTGCGCACCCGTCGACAGATCGACGGGCGGGTGGAGGTCACGGCCGGCCTTGTGGACGGCGACCGGCTGGTGCTGAACCCGCCGGCCGACCTGCGTGACGGGGATCGCCTGGCGGTCAGCACGCCTGCCGCGCAATGA
- a CDS encoding TetR/AcrR family transcriptional regulator has protein sequence MPPATDKLIRRLSKEDILEKTAPLFAAGGYAATSMRDLAKACGITPAALYHHFTDKDQLYLEVLEYTFRRRIGRMGEALKGLTTFEDKVRRVVEVLVDAIHGDELFLPMLRRELLERDEKRLEYLATRVFAEPFREIMRVGRDLPPGNYRPSFLASSALALTIGHYTLEPVRRYLMPSDTPDDLRQAIIDHVTDLALHGMRKDPK, from the coding sequence ATGCCGCCTGCAACAGACAAGCTCATCCGTCGCCTGAGCAAGGAAGACATCCTGGAAAAAACGGCGCCGCTGTTCGCCGCCGGTGGCTACGCGGCCACCTCCATGCGCGACCTGGCCAAGGCCTGCGGCATCACGCCGGCGGCGCTGTATCACCACTTCACCGACAAGGACCAGCTGTATCTGGAAGTGCTGGAGTACACCTTCCGGCGCCGCATCGGCCGCATGGGCGAGGCCCTCAAGGGCCTGACGACGTTCGAGGACAAGGTGCGCCGGGTGGTGGAAGTGCTGGTCGACGCCATCCACGGCGACGAATTGTTCCTGCCCATGTTGCGGCGCGAGCTGCTGGAGCGGGACGAGAAGCGGCTCGAATACCTGGCAACCCGGGTATTCGCCGAACCGTTCCGGGAAATCATGCGCGTGGGACGCGACCTGCCGCCCGGCAACTACCGGCCCTCGTTCCTGGCGAGCTCTGCGTTGGCACTGACCATCGGGCACTACACCCTGGAGCCGGTACGGCGCTATCTGATGCCCTCCGACACGCCGGACGATCTGCGTCAGGCGATCATCGATCACGTCACGGACCTGGCCCTGCACGGTATGCGCAAGGATCCGAAGTAA
- the murA gene encoding UDP-N-acetylglucosamine 1-carboxyvinyltransferase, with protein sequence MEKLIVQGGARLTGEIRISGAKNAALPILAATLLADGPMTIGNVPHLHDITTTLELLGRMGATVSVDEQMQIEVDPRTVTNQFAPYELVKTMRASILVLGPLLARFGHAEVSLPGGCAIGQRPVNLHLDGLAAMGAQIKVENGYIKATAPRLHGAHLVMDLVSVTATENLMMAAALAEGTTIIENAAREPEISDLALCLTAMGAHIQGAGTDTLIIEGRQSLSGAHHTVVPDRIETGTYLVAAALTGGRVKLKDTRPELLEIVLHKLRDAGARIDTGPDWISLDMQGRRPLAVSLRTAPYPAMPTDMQAQFMVLDMIAEGAATVTETIFENRFMHVQELQRMGADVRLEGSTAFIRGVERLTGAPVMATDLRASASLVLAGLVAVGETQVSRIYHIDRGYECIEEKLSQLGADIRRVPDRRAA encoded by the coding sequence TTGGAAAAGCTTATCGTTCAGGGCGGCGCGCGCCTGACCGGCGAAATTCGTATTTCGGGCGCCAAGAACGCGGCCCTGCCGATTCTTGCCGCCACCCTGCTGGCCGACGGGCCGATGACCATCGGCAACGTGCCGCATCTGCATGACATCACCACCACGCTGGAGCTGCTCGGGCGCATGGGTGCCACCGTGTCCGTGGACGAGCAGATGCAGATCGAGGTCGACCCGCGCACCGTGACCAACCAGTTCGCGCCCTACGAGCTGGTCAAGACCATGCGCGCTTCCATTCTGGTGCTGGGGCCGCTGCTGGCGCGCTTCGGGCACGCGGAGGTGTCGCTGCCGGGCGGCTGTGCCATCGGTCAGCGGCCGGTCAATCTGCACCTGGACGGCCTGGCCGCCATGGGTGCCCAGATCAAAGTCGAGAACGGCTACATCAAGGCCACGGCGCCGCGCCTGCACGGTGCGCATCTGGTCATGGACCTGGTGTCGGTGACCGCCACCGAGAATTTGATGATGGCGGCTGCCCTGGCCGAGGGCACGACCATCATCGAGAATGCCGCCCGCGAGCCGGAGATAAGCGATCTGGCGCTGTGTCTGACGGCCATGGGCGCCCACATCCAGGGTGCCGGTACCGACACGCTGATCATCGAAGGGCGCCAGAGCCTGTCCGGCGCCCACCACACGGTGGTGCCCGACCGCATCGAGACCGGCACCTACCTGGTCGCCGCCGCGCTCACCGGCGGCCGCGTGAAGCTCAAGGACACCCGGCCTGAACTGCTGGAAATCGTGCTGCACAAGCTGCGCGATGCGGGCGCCCGGATCGACACCGGTCCGGACTGGATCAGCCTGGACATGCAGGGCCGCCGGCCGTTGGCGGTCAGCCTGCGCACCGCGCCGTATCCGGCCATGCCGACCGACATGCAGGCGCAGTTCATGGTGCTGGACATGATCGCCGAGGGCGCCGCCACGGTGACCGAGACCATCTTCGAGAACCGCTTCATGCATGTGCAGGAGCTGCAGCGCATGGGCGCCGACGTGCGCCTGGAAGGTTCCACGGCCTTCATCCGCGGCGTCGAGCGCCTGACCGGGGCGCCGGTGATGGCGACCGACCTGCGCGCCTCGGCGTCGCTGGTGCTGGCTGGACTGGTGGCGGTCGGCGAGACGCAGGTCAGCCGCATCTACCACATCGACCGCGGCTACGAGTGCATCGAGGAGAAGCTCTCGCAGCTTGGTGCCGACATCCGCCGTGTGCCGGACCGCCGCGCGGCCTGA
- the hisI gene encoding phosphoribosyl-AMP cyclohydrolase, protein MPDFLDAVRWDERGLVPAIAQDAGSGRVLMMAWMNREALAATVAEGVAVYWSRSRGRLWRKGETSGHTQIVRELRLDCDGDTVLLTVEQRGGIACHTGRERCFFLRLADGEWLADEPVLRSPDAIYPGASGHE, encoded by the coding sequence ATGCCTGATTTTCTGGACGCCGTGCGCTGGGACGAACGGGGTCTGGTGCCGGCCATCGCCCAGGACGCCGGCAGCGGCCGGGTGCTGATGATGGCGTGGATGAACCGCGAGGCGCTGGCCGCCACCGTGGCCGAGGGCGTTGCCGTGTATTGGTCGCGCTCGCGCGGGCGGCTGTGGCGCAAGGGCGAGACCTCCGGACACACGCAAATCGTGCGCGAGCTGCGCCTGGACTGCGACGGCGACACCGTGTTGCTGACCGTGGAACAACGGGGCGGCATCGCCTGTCATACCGGCCGCGAGCGGTGCTTTTTTTTGCGCCTCGCCGACGGCGAGTGGCTCGCCGACGAGCCGGTGCTGCGCAGCCCAGACGCCATTTATCCGGGCGCAAGCGGCCATGAGTGA
- the hisD gene encoding histidinol dehydrogenase → MRRLDSRAAGFEAAFASLQAAGAPDDIEVQAPVQAILSAVREHGDEALLDCTRRFDGWTPAGAGALEIPRAQLEAAVVTITPAQRDALLAAAERVRAYHRHQRQESWQYSEADGSVLGQRVTPLDRVGVYVPGGKAAYPSSVLMNVIPAKVAGVAEIIMVSPTPGGIENPLVLAAAHVAGVDRAFRIGGAQAVAALAYGTATVPAVDKIVGPGNRYVAAAKRQVFGTVGIDMIAGPSEVVIVADGSAPADWLAHDLFAQAEHDEQARSILLCPDAAYLDRVAERMAALLPSLERRVIVEAALHRHGALILTRDLTEAAALASALAPEHLELAVADPQALLPHIRHAGAIFLGAHSPEAIGDYCAGPNHVLPTARTARFSSPLGVYDFQKRSSLIGLSAAGAAALAPLAAELARGEGLSAHARSAECRLERP, encoded by the coding sequence ATGCGTCGGCTTGACAGTCGGGCGGCCGGTTTCGAGGCTGCCTTCGCCTCACTGCAGGCGGCCGGCGCGCCGGACGACATCGAGGTGCAGGCGCCTGTACAGGCGATCCTGAGCGCGGTGCGCGAGCACGGCGACGAGGCACTGCTGGACTGCACGCGCCGTTTCGACGGCTGGACTCCCGCCGGCGCCGGCGCACTCGAAATCCCCCGCGCGCAGCTCGAGGCGGCCGTGGTGACCATCACGCCGGCCCAGCGCGATGCCCTGCTGGCTGCCGCCGAGCGCGTGCGCGCTTACCACCGGCACCAGCGCCAGGAATCCTGGCAGTACAGCGAAGCCGACGGCAGCGTGCTCGGCCAGCGGGTGACGCCGCTGGACCGGGTCGGTGTGTACGTGCCGGGCGGCAAGGCGGCGTACCCGTCGAGCGTGCTGATGAACGTCATTCCGGCCAAGGTGGCAGGGGTTGCTGAAATCATCATGGTGTCGCCCACCCCGGGTGGTATCGAGAACCCGCTGGTGCTGGCGGCGGCGCACGTTGCCGGTGTGGATCGGGCGTTTCGCATCGGCGGCGCGCAGGCGGTGGCGGCGCTGGCCTACGGCACGGCGACCGTCCCGGCTGTGGACAAGATCGTCGGTCCGGGCAACCGCTACGTGGCGGCCGCCAAGCGGCAGGTGTTCGGCACCGTCGGCATTGACATGATCGCCGGCCCGTCGGAGGTGGTGATCGTCGCCGACGGCAGCGCCCCGGCCGACTGGCTGGCCCATGACCTGTTCGCGCAGGCCGAGCACGACGAGCAGGCGCGGTCCATTCTGCTGTGCCCGGATGCGGCCTATCTGGACCGCGTGGCCGAGCGCATGGCGGCCCTACTGCCGAGTCTTGAGCGGCGCGTCATCGTCGAGGCCGCGCTGCACCGGCACGGAGCCTTGATCCTGACCCGCGATCTGACCGAGGCCGCCGCGCTCGCCAGCGCGTTGGCGCCCGAGCACCTGGAGCTGGCGGTGGCCGATCCGCAGGCGCTGTTGCCGCACATTCGCCACGCCGGGGCGATATTTCTGGGCGCCCACTCGCCGGAAGCCATCGGCGATTACTGCGCCGGACCCAACCACGTGCTGCCGACGGCGCGCACGGCGCGCTTCAGCTCGCCGCTGGGCGTGTACGACTTTCAGAAACGCAGCAGCCTGATTGGCCTGAGCGCCGCCGGTGCCGCGGCGCTGGCGCCGCTGGCCGCGGAGCTTGCCCGTGGCGAGGGTCTGAGCGCCCACGCGCGTTCGGCCGAATGCCGGCTGGAGCGGCCATGA
- the hisF gene encoding imidazole glycerol phosphate synthase subunit HisF: MLAKRIIPCLDVDHGRVVKGVRFVELRDAGDPVETGKRYSEAGADELVFLDITASADDRDTLLHVVEAVAEQVFIPFTVGGGVRSVEDIRRLLVAGADKVSINTAAVQRPQLVAEAAQQFGSQCIVVAIDAKQVGPQRWEVFTHGGRRATGLDAIEWAQRMVALGAGELLLTSMDRDGTREGFDLELTRRVSDAVPVPVIASGGVGNLDHLRDGVLLGHADAVLAASIFHFGDYSIDQAKARLAAAGVVVRRDDPALADA, translated from the coding sequence GTGCTCGCCAAGCGCATCATTCCGTGTCTGGACGTCGACCACGGGCGCGTCGTCAAGGGCGTGCGCTTCGTCGAACTGCGCGACGCCGGTGACCCGGTGGAAACCGGCAAGCGCTACAGCGAGGCCGGCGCCGACGAACTGGTGTTCCTGGACATCACCGCCAGCGCGGACGACCGCGACACGCTGCTGCACGTGGTGGAAGCGGTCGCCGAGCAGGTGTTCATCCCCTTCACGGTCGGCGGTGGCGTACGCAGCGTCGAGGACATCCGCCGCCTGCTGGTGGCCGGCGCCGACAAGGTGTCGATCAACACTGCCGCCGTGCAGCGGCCGCAGCTGGTGGCCGAGGCGGCGCAGCAGTTCGGCAGCCAGTGCATCGTGGTCGCCATCGACGCCAAGCAGGTCGGGCCGCAGCGCTGGGAGGTGTTCACCCACGGCGGGCGGCGCGCCACCGGCCTCGATGCCATCGAGTGGGCGCAGCGCATGGTGGCGCTCGGCGCCGGCGAGCTGCTGCTGACCAGCATGGACCGCGACGGCACCCGCGAGGGCTTTGACCTGGAACTCACGCGCCGCGTGAGCGACGCCGTGCCGGTGCCGGTGATCGCCTCCGGCGGCGTTGGCAATCTGGATCACCTGCGCGACGGCGTGCTGCTGGGGCATGCCGACGCGGTGCTGGCGGCCAGCATCTTTCATTTCGGCGACTACAGCATCGACCAGGCCAAGGCGCGCCTGGCAGCGGCCGGCGTGGTGGTGCGCCGTGACGATCCGGCGCTGGCCGATGCCTGA
- the hisG gene encoding ATP phosphoribosyltransferase — translation MEGLRIAVSKGRILDETLPLLARVGIAPVGDIGRRLIVDTTSPGVQLIIIRATDVPTYVAYGAADAGIAGKDVLLEHGGEGLYEPLDLGIARCRLMVCGRADVALPTGRLRVATKYLNITQRYYAERGVQVEPIKLYGSMELAPLVGLADCIVDLVDTGNTLRANGLAPLAHIANISSRLVVNRASMKLKQPALERLIGALEALTRQVTDASA, via the coding sequence ATGGAAGGCTTGCGCATCGCGGTCTCCAAGGGCCGCATCCTGGACGAGACCCTGCCGCTGCTGGCGCGGGTGGGGATCGCGCCGGTGGGCGACATCGGGCGGCGGCTGATCGTCGATACGACCTCCCCCGGCGTGCAGCTGATCATCATCCGTGCCACCGACGTGCCGACCTACGTCGCCTACGGCGCGGCTGACGCCGGCATCGCCGGCAAGGACGTGCTGCTCGAGCACGGTGGCGAGGGCCTTTACGAGCCGCTGGATCTGGGTATCGCCCGCTGCCGGCTGATGGTGTGCGGACGCGCAGACGTGGCGCTGCCGACCGGCCGCCTGCGCGTGGCCACCAAGTACCTGAACATCACCCAGCGCTACTACGCCGAGCGCGGCGTGCAGGTGGAGCCGATCAAGCTCTACGGCTCGATGGAGCTGGCGCCGCTGGTGGGCCTGGCCGACTGCATCGTGGACCTGGTCGACACCGGCAACACGCTGCGCGCCAACGGCCTGGCGCCGCTGGCGCATATCGCCAACATCAGCTCGCGCCTGGTCGTGAACCGGGCCTCGATGAAGCTCAAGCAGCCTGCGCTGGAACGGCTGATCGGCGCGCTGGAAGCCTTGACCCGGCAGGTGACCGATGCGTCGGCTTGA
- a CDS encoding Sec-independent protein translocase subunit TatA codes for MGLEGITPLRLLIILAIVLVLFGGKRLRSLGGDLGGAIKGFRNAMKEGEKDEATREAERLADRRSEPARPADSTSQREHHDG; via the coding sequence ATGGGCCTGGAAGGCATCACGCCGCTGCGACTGCTGATCATTCTGGCGATCGTGCTGGTGCTGTTCGGCGGCAAGCGCCTGCGCAGCCTGGGCGGGGATCTGGGCGGCGCCATCAAGGGCTTTCGCAATGCCATGAAGGAAGGCGAGAAGGACGAGGCGACGCGCGAGGCCGAGCGCCTGGCCGACCGCCGCAGCGAGCCGGCGCGCCCCGCCGACAGCACCTCGCAGCGCGAGCATCACGACGGCTGA
- the hisC gene encoding histidinol-phosphate transaminase, whose translation MSGSPAARIDALLRPEIRALSAYHVPPAAGLLKLDAMENPYPWPGELEEEWLAGLRGVELNRYPLPHPAELAQALARQAGVPPGRGLLLGNGSDELIQLIDLCLARPGASVLLPTPTFSMYSLIARVAGLDVIDVPLRADFGLDLPAMRAAIDRHRPALIYLACPNNPTAGLFAPADLRALIGAAPGLVVVDEAYFPFAGRSVLPWLLEFDHLLVLRTLSKVGLAGLRLGYLIGHPDWLAQFDKARLPYNINTLTQRSARFALAHADRLAAEAARICEQRQRLLQALKALPGVTVYPSDANFILLRLPPGQAPATHGALQQAGILVKNVHGGHPLLTDCLRVTVGTAAENEALLAALRAHLTGTV comes from the coding sequence ATGAGCGGGTCACCGGCCGCGCGCATCGACGCCTTGCTGCGGCCTGAAATTCGGGCGCTGAGTGCCTATCACGTGCCGCCGGCGGCGGGCCTGCTCAAGCTCGACGCCATGGAGAATCCCTACCCGTGGCCGGGCGAGCTCGAGGAAGAATGGCTGGCCGGCCTGCGTGGCGTGGAACTGAACCGCTACCCGTTGCCGCACCCGGCCGAACTGGCGCAGGCGCTGGCCCGCCAGGCCGGCGTGCCGCCAGGTCGCGGACTGCTGCTGGGCAACGGTTCGGACGAGCTGATTCAGCTGATCGACCTGTGTCTGGCGCGGCCTGGCGCCAGCGTGTTGCTGCCCACGCCGACCTTCTCGATGTACTCGCTGATCGCGCGCGTGGCGGGCCTGGACGTGATCGACGTGCCGCTGCGGGCGGATTTCGGTCTGGACCTGCCGGCGATGCGGGCGGCCATCGACCGCCACCGGCCGGCCCTGATTTATCTGGCCTGTCCGAACAATCCCACCGCCGGGCTGTTCGCCCCGGCCGACCTGCGCGCGCTGATCGGCGCCGCGCCCGGCCTGGTGGTGGTGGACGAGGCCTACTTCCCGTTCGCCGGGCGCAGCGTGTTGCCCTGGCTGCTGGAATTCGATCATCTGCTGGTACTGCGCACGCTATCGAAGGTGGGCCTGGCCGGCTTGCGGCTGGGCTATCTGATCGGCCACCCGGACTGGCTGGCACAGTTCGACAAGGCCCGGCTGCCCTACAACATCAACACCCTGACGCAGCGGTCGGCGCGGTTCGCGCTGGCGCACGCGGACCGGCTGGCCGCCGAGGCGGCGCGCATCTGCGAGCAGCGCCAACGCCTGTTGCAGGCACTGAAAGCCCTGCCGGGCGTCACGGTTTATCCAAGCGACGCCAATTTCATCCTGCTGCGTCTGCCGCCCGGCCAGGCGCCGGCCACGCACGGGGCGCTGCAACAGGCCGGTATACTGGTCAAGAACGTCCACGGCGGCCATCCACTGCTGACCGATTGCCTGCGGGTGACGGTCGGCACGGCGGCCGAGAACGAGGCCCTGCTTGCCGCCCTGCGGGCGCATTTGACCGGTACGGTATGA
- a CDS encoding phosphoribosyl-ATP diphosphatase: MSDVLARLQAVLEARRGAAPESSYVARLLAGGADGMLKKIGEEATELVMAGKDGVPERIVAEAADLWFHTMVVLVAQNLSVDDVLAELERRFGRSGLDEKASRGVP; this comes from the coding sequence ATGAGTGACGTGCTTGCCCGCCTGCAGGCGGTGCTGGAAGCGCGCCGCGGCGCGGCGCCCGAAAGCTCTTACGTCGCCAGGCTGCTGGCCGGTGGCGCCGACGGCATGCTGAAGAAAATCGGCGAGGAAGCCACCGAGCTGGTCATGGCCGGCAAGGATGGGGTGCCCGAGCGCATCGTCGCCGAGGCGGCCGATCTGTGGTTTCACACGATGGTCGTGCTGGTGGCGCAGAATCTGTCGGTCGACGACGTGCTGGCGGAACTGGAGCGGCGCTTCGGGCGCTCGGGACTGGACGAGAAGGCCAGCCGCGGCGTGCCCTGA
- the hisH gene encoding imidazole glycerol phosphate synthase subunit HisH, producing MNDTVVIDFGMGNLRSVAKALEHVGARVQVSADPAVIRNAARVVFPGQGAIGACVVRLADSGLADAVREAALTKPFLGICLGLQALLEFSEEDGGVPGLGLVAGRVARFADGELLPGGERRKVPHMGWNQVGFTKSHPVLAGIPDGAWFYFVHSYYVCPADEALVLGRSQHGSTAFACALARGNLLATQFHPEKSHHAGLRLLANFVSWDGTTRGED from the coding sequence ATGAACGACACCGTCGTCATCGACTTTGGCATGGGCAACCTGCGGTCGGTGGCCAAGGCGCTGGAGCACGTCGGTGCCCGCGTGCAGGTCAGTGCCGATCCGGCCGTGATCCGCAACGCGGCGCGGGTGGTGTTTCCCGGCCAGGGCGCGATCGGCGCCTGCGTGGTGCGCCTGGCCGATAGCGGCCTGGCGGATGCGGTGCGCGAGGCGGCCTTGACCAAGCCGTTCCTGGGCATCTGTCTTGGCCTGCAGGCGCTGCTGGAGTTCAGCGAGGAAGACGGCGGCGTGCCCGGCCTGGGTCTGGTTGCCGGGCGCGTGGCGCGCTTCGCGGACGGCGAGTTGCTGCCGGGCGGCGAACGGCGCAAGGTGCCGCACATGGGCTGGAATCAGGTCGGCTTCACGAAATCGCATCCCGTGCTGGCCGGCATCCCGGATGGCGCGTGGTTTTACTTCGTGCACAGTTACTACGTGTGCCCCGCGGATGAGGCACTCGTGCTTGGGCGCAGCCAGCACGGCAGCACGGCGTTCGCCTGCGCGCTGGCGCGCGGCAACCTGCTGGCGACACAGTTTCATCCGGAAAAGAGTCATCACGCGGGCCTGCGTCTGCTGGCCAACTTCGTGAGCTGGGACGGCACTACCCGAGGAGAGGACTGA
- the hisB gene encoding imidazoleglycerol-phosphate dehydratase HisB, protein MNSQRSADIRRTTRETDIRVQVNLDGSGASKLASGLPFLDHMLEQVARHGALDITVEATGDLHIDAHHTVEDIGITFGQAVQQALGDCAGITRYGHAYVPLDEALSRVVLDCSGRPGLVYAVDYPRARVGDFDVDLLREFFQGFVNHALVTLHIDCLRGGNAHHIAETVFKAFGRALRTALAIDPRAAGSVPSTKGSL, encoded by the coding sequence ATGAACAGCCAGCGCAGCGCCGACATCCGGCGCACCACCCGCGAGACCGACATCCGGGTTCAGGTGAATCTGGACGGCAGCGGCGCCTCGAAGCTGGCCAGCGGCTTGCCTTTCCTGGACCACATGCTCGAACAGGTGGCCCGCCACGGCGCGCTCGACATCACGGTCGAGGCCACCGGCGACCTGCACATCGACGCCCACCACACGGTGGAAGACATTGGCATCACCTTCGGCCAGGCCGTGCAGCAGGCGCTGGGCGACTGCGCCGGCATCACCCGCTACGGCCACGCCTACGTGCCGCTCGACGAGGCGCTGTCACGGGTGGTGCTGGACTGTTCCGGCCGGCCGGGGCTGGTCTACGCGGTGGACTATCCACGGGCCCGGGTCGGGGACTTCGACGTCGACCTGCTGCGCGAGTTCTTCCAGGGCTTCGTCAACCATGCGCTGGTGACGCTGCACATCGACTGCCTGCGCGGCGGCAACGCGCACCACATCGCCGAGACCGTGTTCAAGGCCTTCGGCCGGGCACTGCGCACGGCATTGGCCATCGATCCGCGGGCCGCCGGCAGTGTGCCGTCGACCAAGGGCAGCCTTTGA